One Astatotilapia calliptera chromosome 1, fAstCal1.2, whole genome shotgun sequence DNA segment encodes these proteins:
- the bloc1s6 gene encoding biogenesis of lysosome-related organelles complex 1 subunit 6, with product MEVEGMEDEGSSSQSELPHSEDLQSVQQESLHLDGSAPVENVYVDKKAVDKLTEGFLTHYLPDLQNSKRALQELTQNQLVLLDTLDQEVTKFRECNALLDLNSLFTEAKVYHNKLVNIRKEMIMLHEKTTKLKKRALKLQQQKQKEALEKEQQREKELERERQLNAKPAKRT from the exons ATGGAGGTAGAAGGAATGGAAGATGAAGGATCTTCGTCCCAAAGTGAACTTCCTCACAGTGaag ATCTACAGTCGGTCCAGCAAGAATCATTGCATCTGGATGGCTCAGCCCCGGTGGAAAACGTGTATGTGGATAAGAAAGCAGTGGACAAACTCACAGAGGGATTCCTCACTCACTACCTACCAGATCTGCAGAACTCTAAGAGAGCCCTCCAGGAGCTCAC acAAAATCAGCTTGTGCTGTTGGACACACTGGACCAAGAAGTCACAAAGTTCAGAGAATGTAATGCCTTATTGGACCTCAATTCCCTG TTTACAGAGGCGAAGGTGTACCACAATAAACTGGTGAACATAAGGAAAGAGATGATTATGCTCCATGAAAAGACAACTAAACTAAAG AAAAGAGCTTTGAAGCTGCAGCAACAAAAGCAGAAGGAGGCGCTGGAGAAGGAGCAGCAGCGGGAGAAGGAACTGGAGAGAGAAAGGCAGCTCAACGCCAAACCTGCTAAAAGAACGTAG